A genomic region of Colius striatus isolate bColStr4 chromosome 20, bColStr4.1.hap1, whole genome shotgun sequence contains the following coding sequences:
- the TTC19 gene encoding tetratricopeptide repeat protein 19, mitochondrial isoform X4, which translates to MKGELGEAERLLHQALRLSHESDNRRAIIYTYSMMANVAFMQGQLDNAEKLYKATMSYLLAGDTKEDDNAILEMSLKLASIYAAQKQHKLALAGYEFCILTLEEKIAKQKDLPEDVLPAEEKANTRLLLGMSLDSYARYLLNLNQLSVAQKMYEKALQISNDVQGETHPQTVVLMNDLATVLDAQGHYDEAYSYVKRAAELAKETQHPEEHMVLNNLAAILMHKEDFLQAKQVYKEALKQAQQKGDAASVQHIQEELAELAKRRKASK; encoded by the exons ATGAAGGGCGAGCTGGGCGAGGCCGAGCGGCTCCTGCACCAAGCCCTGCGGCTGTCGCACGAGTCGGATAACAGGAGAGCCATCATCTACACCTACAGCATG ATGGCAAACGTGGCCTTCATGCAGGGACAGCTGGACAAT GCAGAAAAGCTCTACAAAGCAACTATGAGCTATTTGCTTGCAGGGGACACAAAGGAG GATGACAATGCAATCCTTGAGATGTCCCTCAAGCTGGCCAGTATCTATGCTGCTCAGAAACA GCACAAGTTAGCTCTGGCTGGTTATGAGTTCTGCATCCTGACCTTAGAGGAGAAGATTGCCAAGCAGAAGGACTTGCCTGAGGATGTCTTACCAG cTGAAGAAAAGGCCAACACCCGTCTCCTGCTTGGGATGAGCCTGGACTCCTATGCTCGCTATCTCCTAAACCTCAACCAGCTCTCAGTAGCCCAAAAAATGTATGAGAAGGCTCTGCAGATATCAAATGATGTTCAGGGAGAGACTCATCCACAG ACTGTGGTCCTGATGAATGACTTGGCAACTGTACTGGATGCTCAGGGGCACTATGATGAGGCTTACTCTTATGTGAAGAGGGCAGCCGAGCTGGCAAAGGAGACTCAACACCCTGAGGAGCACATGGTGCTGAATAACCTGGCAGCAATTCTGATGCACAAAG AAGACTTCCTGCAAGCAAAACAAGTGTATAAAGAAGCTCTCAAGCAGGCACaacagaagggagatgctgctTCTGTCCAGCATATCCAGGAAGAACTAGCTGAGCTGGCCAAGAGGAGAAAAGCCTCCAAATAA
- the TTC19 gene encoding tetratricopeptide repeat protein 19, mitochondrial isoform X2 translates to MSYLSRAMGSRPFPPQLSVMKGELGEAERLLHQALRLSHESDNRRAIIYTYSMMANVAFMQGQLDNAEKLYKATMSYLLAGDTKEDDNAILEMSLKLASIYAAQKQHKLALAGYEFCILTLEEKIAKQKDLPEDVLPAEEKANTRLLLGMSLDSYARYLLNLNQLSVAQKMYEKALQISNDVQGETHPQTVVLMNDLATVLDAQGHYDEAYSYVKRAAELAKETQHPEEHMVLNNLAAILMHKDFLQAKQVYKEALKQAQQKGDAASVQHIQEELAELAKRRKASK, encoded by the exons ATGTCTTACCTTAGCCGGGCCATGGGTTCACGGCCGTTCCCTCCGCAGCTGAGCGTCATGAAGGGCGAGCTGGGCGAGGCCGAGCGGCTCCTGCACCAAGCCCTGCGGCTGTCGCACGAGTCGGATAACAGGAGAGCCATCATCTACACCTACAGCATG ATGGCAAACGTGGCCTTCATGCAGGGACAGCTGGACAAT GCAGAAAAGCTCTACAAAGCAACTATGAGCTATTTGCTTGCAGGGGACACAAAGGAG GATGACAATGCAATCCTTGAGATGTCCCTCAAGCTGGCCAGTATCTATGCTGCTCAGAAACA GCACAAGTTAGCTCTGGCTGGTTATGAGTTCTGCATCCTGACCTTAGAGGAGAAGATTGCCAAGCAGAAGGACTTGCCTGAGGATGTCTTACCAG cTGAAGAAAAGGCCAACACCCGTCTCCTGCTTGGGATGAGCCTGGACTCCTATGCTCGCTATCTCCTAAACCTCAACCAGCTCTCAGTAGCCCAAAAAATGTATGAGAAGGCTCTGCAGATATCAAATGATGTTCAGGGAGAGACTCATCCACAG ACTGTGGTCCTGATGAATGACTTGGCAACTGTACTGGATGCTCAGGGGCACTATGATGAGGCTTACTCTTATGTGAAGAGGGCAGCCGAGCTGGCAAAGGAGACTCAACACCCTGAGGAGCACATGGTGCTGAATAACCTGGCAGCAATTCTGATGCACAAAG ACTTCCTGCAAGCAAAACAAGTGTATAAAGAAGCTCTCAAGCAGGCACaacagaagggagatgctgctTCTGTCCAGCATATCCAGGAAGAACTAGCTGAGCTGGCCAAGAGGAGAAAAGCCTCCAAATAA
- the TTC19 gene encoding tetratricopeptide repeat protein 19, mitochondrial isoform X3, translating into MFLSGRCKKNNSCIVCPPDRMTMQSLRCPSSWPVSMLLRNSEFPAKSIFCFHLRFTVAVVAKQRFLPLKNTVPEEDMTRYHQHKGFSRHKLALAGYEFCILTLEEKIAKQKDLPEDVLPAEEKANTRLLLGMSLDSYARYLLNLNQLSVAQKMYEKALQISNDVQGETHPQTVVLMNDLATVLDAQGHYDEAYSYVKRAAELAKETQHPEEHMVLNNLAAILMHKEDFLQAKQVYKEALKQAQQKGDAASVQHIQEELAELAKRRKASK; encoded by the exons ATGTTTTTATCAGGGAGATGCAAGAAGAATAACAGTTGCATTGTATGTCCTCCTGACAGGATGACAATGCAATCCTTGAGATGTCCCTCAAGCTGGCCAGTATCTATGCTGCTCAGAAACAGTGAGTTCCCTGCTAAAAGCATCTTTTGCTTCCATCTCCGCTTCACAGTGGCAGTGGTGGCCAAGCAGAGGTTCCTTCCTCTTAAGAACACAGTGCCTGAGGAAGACATGACAAGATACCATCAACATAAAGGTTTCTCCAG GCACAAGTTAGCTCTGGCTGGTTATGAGTTCTGCATCCTGACCTTAGAGGAGAAGATTGCCAAGCAGAAGGACTTGCCTGAGGATGTCTTACCAG cTGAAGAAAAGGCCAACACCCGTCTCCTGCTTGGGATGAGCCTGGACTCCTATGCTCGCTATCTCCTAAACCTCAACCAGCTCTCAGTAGCCCAAAAAATGTATGAGAAGGCTCTGCAGATATCAAATGATGTTCAGGGAGAGACTCATCCACAG ACTGTGGTCCTGATGAATGACTTGGCAACTGTACTGGATGCTCAGGGGCACTATGATGAGGCTTACTCTTATGTGAAGAGGGCAGCCGAGCTGGCAAAGGAGACTCAACACCCTGAGGAGCACATGGTGCTGAATAACCTGGCAGCAATTCTGATGCACAAAG AAGACTTCCTGCAAGCAAAACAAGTGTATAAAGAAGCTCTCAAGCAGGCACaacagaagggagatgctgctTCTGTCCAGCATATCCAGGAAGAACTAGCTGAGCTGGCCAAGAGGAGAAAAGCCTCCAAATAA
- the TTC19 gene encoding tetratricopeptide repeat protein 19, mitochondrial isoform X7, producing MSYLSRAMGSRPFPPQLSVMKGELGEAERLLHQALRLSHESDNRRAIIYTYSMMANVAFMQGQLDNAEKLYKATMSYLLAGDTKEDDNAILEMSLKLASIYAAQKQHKLALAGYEFCILTLEEKIAKQKDLPEDVLPAEEKANTRLLLGMSLDSYARYLLNLNQLSVAQKMYEKALQISNDVQGETHPQTVVLMNDLATVLDAQGHYDEAYSYVKRAAELAKETQHPEEHMVLNNLAAILMHKV from the exons ATGTCTTACCTTAGCCGGGCCATGGGTTCACGGCCGTTCCCTCCGCAGCTGAGCGTCATGAAGGGCGAGCTGGGCGAGGCCGAGCGGCTCCTGCACCAAGCCCTGCGGCTGTCGCACGAGTCGGATAACAGGAGAGCCATCATCTACACCTACAGCATG ATGGCAAACGTGGCCTTCATGCAGGGACAGCTGGACAAT GCAGAAAAGCTCTACAAAGCAACTATGAGCTATTTGCTTGCAGGGGACACAAAGGAG GATGACAATGCAATCCTTGAGATGTCCCTCAAGCTGGCCAGTATCTATGCTGCTCAGAAACA GCACAAGTTAGCTCTGGCTGGTTATGAGTTCTGCATCCTGACCTTAGAGGAGAAGATTGCCAAGCAGAAGGACTTGCCTGAGGATGTCTTACCAG cTGAAGAAAAGGCCAACACCCGTCTCCTGCTTGGGATGAGCCTGGACTCCTATGCTCGCTATCTCCTAAACCTCAACCAGCTCTCAGTAGCCCAAAAAATGTATGAGAAGGCTCTGCAGATATCAAATGATGTTCAGGGAGAGACTCATCCACAG ACTGTGGTCCTGATGAATGACTTGGCAACTGTACTGGATGCTCAGGGGCACTATGATGAGGCTTACTCTTATGTGAAGAGGGCAGCCGAGCTGGCAAAGGAGACTCAACACCCTGAGGAGCACATGGTGCTGAATAACCTGGCAGCAATTCTGATGCACAAAG TGTAA
- the TTC19 gene encoding tetratricopeptide repeat protein 19, mitochondrial isoform X6 codes for MTMQSLRCPSSWPVSMLLRNSEFPAKSIFCFHLRFTVAVVAKQRFLPLKNTVPEEDMTRYHQHKGFSRHKLALAGYEFCILTLEEKIAKQKDLPEDVLPAEEKANTRLLLGMSLDSYARYLLNLNQLSVAQKMYEKALQISNDVQGETHPQTVVLMNDLATVLDAQGHYDEAYSYVKRAAELAKETQHPEEHMVLNNLAAILMHKEDFLQAKQVYKEALKQAQQKGDAASVQHIQEELAELAKRRKASK; via the exons ATGACAATGCAATCCTTGAGATGTCCCTCAAGCTGGCCAGTATCTATGCTGCTCAGAAACAGTGAGTTCCCTGCTAAAAGCATCTTTTGCTTCCATCTCCGCTTCACAGTGGCAGTGGTGGCCAAGCAGAGGTTCCTTCCTCTTAAGAACACAGTGCCTGAGGAAGACATGACAAGATACCATCAACATAAAGGTTTCTCCAG GCACAAGTTAGCTCTGGCTGGTTATGAGTTCTGCATCCTGACCTTAGAGGAGAAGATTGCCAAGCAGAAGGACTTGCCTGAGGATGTCTTACCAG cTGAAGAAAAGGCCAACACCCGTCTCCTGCTTGGGATGAGCCTGGACTCCTATGCTCGCTATCTCCTAAACCTCAACCAGCTCTCAGTAGCCCAAAAAATGTATGAGAAGGCTCTGCAGATATCAAATGATGTTCAGGGAGAGACTCATCCACAG ACTGTGGTCCTGATGAATGACTTGGCAACTGTACTGGATGCTCAGGGGCACTATGATGAGGCTTACTCTTATGTGAAGAGGGCAGCCGAGCTGGCAAAGGAGACTCAACACCCTGAGGAGCACATGGTGCTGAATAACCTGGCAGCAATTCTGATGCACAAAG AAGACTTCCTGCAAGCAAAACAAGTGTATAAAGAAGCTCTCAAGCAGGCACaacagaagggagatgctgctTCTGTCCAGCATATCCAGGAAGAACTAGCTGAGCTGGCCAAGAGGAGAAAAGCCTCCAAATAA
- the TTC19 gene encoding tetratricopeptide repeat protein 19, mitochondrial isoform X1, whose translation MSYLSRAMGSRPFPPQLSVMKGELGEAERLLHQALRLSHESDNRRAIIYTYSMMANVAFMQGQLDNAEKLYKATMSYLLAGDTKEDDNAILEMSLKLASIYAAQKQHKLALAGYEFCILTLEEKIAKQKDLPEDVLPAEEKANTRLLLGMSLDSYARYLLNLNQLSVAQKMYEKALQISNDVQGETHPQTVVLMNDLATVLDAQGHYDEAYSYVKRAAELAKETQHPEEHMVLNNLAAILMHKEDFLQAKQVYKEALKQAQQKGDAASVQHIQEELAELAKRRKASK comes from the exons ATGTCTTACCTTAGCCGGGCCATGGGTTCACGGCCGTTCCCTCCGCAGCTGAGCGTCATGAAGGGCGAGCTGGGCGAGGCCGAGCGGCTCCTGCACCAAGCCCTGCGGCTGTCGCACGAGTCGGATAACAGGAGAGCCATCATCTACACCTACAGCATG ATGGCAAACGTGGCCTTCATGCAGGGACAGCTGGACAAT GCAGAAAAGCTCTACAAAGCAACTATGAGCTATTTGCTTGCAGGGGACACAAAGGAG GATGACAATGCAATCCTTGAGATGTCCCTCAAGCTGGCCAGTATCTATGCTGCTCAGAAACA GCACAAGTTAGCTCTGGCTGGTTATGAGTTCTGCATCCTGACCTTAGAGGAGAAGATTGCCAAGCAGAAGGACTTGCCTGAGGATGTCTTACCAG cTGAAGAAAAGGCCAACACCCGTCTCCTGCTTGGGATGAGCCTGGACTCCTATGCTCGCTATCTCCTAAACCTCAACCAGCTCTCAGTAGCCCAAAAAATGTATGAGAAGGCTCTGCAGATATCAAATGATGTTCAGGGAGAGACTCATCCACAG ACTGTGGTCCTGATGAATGACTTGGCAACTGTACTGGATGCTCAGGGGCACTATGATGAGGCTTACTCTTATGTGAAGAGGGCAGCCGAGCTGGCAAAGGAGACTCAACACCCTGAGGAGCACATGGTGCTGAATAACCTGGCAGCAATTCTGATGCACAAAG AAGACTTCCTGCAAGCAAAACAAGTGTATAAAGAAGCTCTCAAGCAGGCACaacagaagggagatgctgctTCTGTCCAGCATATCCAGGAAGAACTAGCTGAGCTGGCCAAGAGGAGAAAAGCCTCCAAATAA
- the TTC19 gene encoding tetratricopeptide repeat protein 19, mitochondrial isoform X5, producing the protein MSYLSRAMGSRPFPPQLSVMKGELGEAERLLHQALRLSHESDNRRAIIYTYSMMANVAFMQGQLDNDDNAILEMSLKLASIYAAQKQHKLALAGYEFCILTLEEKIAKQKDLPEDVLPAEEKANTRLLLGMSLDSYARYLLNLNQLSVAQKMYEKALQISNDVQGETHPQTVVLMNDLATVLDAQGHYDEAYSYVKRAAELAKETQHPEEHMVLNNLAAILMHKEDFLQAKQVYKEALKQAQQKGDAASVQHIQEELAELAKRRKASK; encoded by the exons ATGTCTTACCTTAGCCGGGCCATGGGTTCACGGCCGTTCCCTCCGCAGCTGAGCGTCATGAAGGGCGAGCTGGGCGAGGCCGAGCGGCTCCTGCACCAAGCCCTGCGGCTGTCGCACGAGTCGGATAACAGGAGAGCCATCATCTACACCTACAGCATG ATGGCAAACGTGGCCTTCATGCAGGGACAGCTGGACAAT GATGACAATGCAATCCTTGAGATGTCCCTCAAGCTGGCCAGTATCTATGCTGCTCAGAAACA GCACAAGTTAGCTCTGGCTGGTTATGAGTTCTGCATCCTGACCTTAGAGGAGAAGATTGCCAAGCAGAAGGACTTGCCTGAGGATGTCTTACCAG cTGAAGAAAAGGCCAACACCCGTCTCCTGCTTGGGATGAGCCTGGACTCCTATGCTCGCTATCTCCTAAACCTCAACCAGCTCTCAGTAGCCCAAAAAATGTATGAGAAGGCTCTGCAGATATCAAATGATGTTCAGGGAGAGACTCATCCACAG ACTGTGGTCCTGATGAATGACTTGGCAACTGTACTGGATGCTCAGGGGCACTATGATGAGGCTTACTCTTATGTGAAGAGGGCAGCCGAGCTGGCAAAGGAGACTCAACACCCTGAGGAGCACATGGTGCTGAATAACCTGGCAGCAATTCTGATGCACAAAG AAGACTTCCTGCAAGCAAAACAAGTGTATAAAGAAGCTCTCAAGCAGGCACaacagaagggagatgctgctTCTGTCCAGCATATCCAGGAAGAACTAGCTGAGCTGGCCAAGAGGAGAAAAGCCTCCAAATAA